From the genome of Triticum aestivum cultivar Chinese Spring chromosome 3B, IWGSC CS RefSeq v2.1, whole genome shotgun sequence, one region includes:
- the LOC123064650 gene encoding AP2/ERF and B3 domain-containing protein Os01g0141000, with product MGVEILSSMVEHSFQYSSGVSTATTESGTAGTPPRPLSLPVAIADESVTSRSASSRFKGVVPQPNGRWGAQIYERHARVWLGTFPDQDSAARAYDVASLRYRGRDVAFNFPCAAVEGELAFLAAHSKAEIVDMLRKQTYADELRQGLRRGRGMGARAQPTPSWAREPLFEKAVTPSDVGKLNRLVVPKQHAEKHFPLKRTPETPTTTGKGVLLNFEDGEGKVWRFRYSYWNSSQSYVLTKGWSRFVREKGLGAGDSILFSCSLYEQEKQFFIDCKKNTSMNGGKSASPLPVGVTTKGEQVRVVRLFGVDISGVKRGRAATATAEQGLQELFKRQCVAPGQHSPALGAFAL from the coding sequence ATGGGGGTGGAAATCCTGAGCTCCATGGTGGAGCACTCCTTCCAGTACTCTTCCGGCGTGTCCACGGCCACGACGGAGTCAGGCACCGCCGGAACACCGCCGAGGCCTTTGAGCCTACCTGTCGCCATCGCCGACGAGTCCGTGACCTCGCGGTCGGCGTCGTCTCGGTTCAAGGGCGTGGTGCCGCAGCCAAACGGGCGATGGGGCGCCCAGATCTACGAGCGCCACGCTCGCGTCTGGCTCGGCACGTTCCCAGACCAGGACTCGGCGGCGCGCGCCTACGACGTAGCCTCGCTCAGGTACCGCGGCCGCGACGTCGCCTTCAACTTCCCGTGCGCGGCCGTGGAGGGGGAGCTCGCCTTCCTGGCGGCGCACTCCAAGGCTGAGATAGTGGACATGCTCCGGAAGCAGACCTACGCCGATGAACTCCGCCAGGGCCTGCGGCGCGGCCGTGGCATGGGGGCGCGCGCGCAGCCGACGCCGTCGTGGGCGCGGGAGCCCCTTTTCGAGAAGGCCGTGACCCCTAGCGATGTCGGCAAGCTCAATCGCCTCGTAGTGCCGAAGCAGCACGCCGAGAAGCACTTCCCCCTGAAGCGCACGCCGGAGACGCCGACCACCACCGGCAAGGGCGTGCTGCTCAACTTCGAGGACGGCGAGGGGAAGGTGTGGAGGTTCCGGTACTCGTACTGGAACAGCAGCCAGAGCTACGTGCTCACCAAAGGCTGGAGCCGCTTCGTCCGGGAGAAGGGCCTAGGTGCCGGCGACTCCATCCTATTCTCGTGCTCGCTGTACGAACAGGAGAAGCAGTTCTTCATCGACTGCAAGAAGAACACTAGCATGAACGGAGGCAAATCGGCGTCGCCGCTGCCAGTGGGGGTGACTACCAAAGGAGAACAAGTTCGCGTCGTTAGGCTATTCGGTGTCGACATCTCGGGAGTGAAGAGGGGGCGAGCGGCGACGGCAACGGCGGAGCAAGGCCTGCAGGAGTTGTTCAAGAGGCAATGCGTGGCACCCGGCCAGCACTCTCCTGCCCTAGGTGCCTTCGCCTTATAG